In Micromonospora ferruginea, the sequence CGGAGGTGGCGCCGAAGTTGCCGTCGATCTGGAACGGCGGGTGCAGGTCGAACATGTTCGGCGCGAGCCGGTCGGTCCGCACCAGGTCGCGCAGGAGCTTGTGGGCGCGGTCGCCGTCCTCCAACCGGGCCCAGAAGTTGATTTTCCAGGCCAGCGACCAGCCGGTGCCGTCGTCGCCGCGCAGCTCCAGCGTCTTGCGGGCGGCCTCGTACAGCGCCGGGGTACCCCGCCTGGTGATCTGGTTGCTGGGGTGCAGGCCGTAGAGGTGCGAGACGTGCCGGTGCGTCCGCTCGGTCTCGACCCAGTCGGCGAGCCACTCCTGCACGTTGCCCCGGGAGCCGACCCGGCTCGGGGGCAGCCGGTCCCGGGCGGTACGCACCTGGGACCGGAACGTGGTGTCGACGCCGAGGACCTCGCCGGCCCGGGCCGCGGCGTCGAACAGGTCCCGCAGGATCTGGTTGTCCATGGTGGGTCCGGCGCAGACGCTGGCGTTCGCGTGGTGCGACAGCTCCGGCGAGTTCGACGGGTTCGTCACCAGATAGTTGAGCGTCGGATGGACGACCAGGGTGTCGAGGAAGAACTGGGCGGCGCCCTTGAGGGCCGGGTAGTTGGCCTGGAGGAAGCCGAGGTCGCCGGTGAACTGGTAGTGGTCCCAGATCAGCGTGCTCAGCCAGGCGCCACCGGTCTGCCACATGCCCCACAGGGCCCCGTCGACGACCGACGCGCCCCGCCACGCGTCGGTGTTGTGGTGGGTGACCCAACCGCCGGCGCCGTACTGCGCCTGGGCCACCCGCGCGCCGGTCACCGTCAGGTCCTTGACCAGGTCGAAGACCGGCAGGAAGCACTCGGACAGGTTCGTGGTGTCGGCCGGCCAGTAGTTCATCGGCAGGTTGGCGTTGATCGTGTACTTCGAGTCCCAGGACGGGGTCAGCGAGTCGTTCCAGATGCCCTGGAGGTTCGCCGGTTGGGTCCCGGGCCGCGACGACGAGATCAGCAGGTAGCGCCCGAATTGGAACAGCAGCGCGGCGAACTGCGGGTCGTTCACGCTCGCGTGTTGCGCGATCCGCACGTCGGTCGTCTGGTCGGCCGCGGCCGTGCGGCCCAGGTCGATCGTCACCCGGTTGAACAGGGCCTGGTAGTCGGCGACGTGGCGGCTGCGCAACTGGTCGACGGCGACGCTCCGGGCGGCGTCGAGCCGGTTGCGGGCGACGCCCTGGTAGTCGCCGTTGACGGTGCGGTAGTTGACGTAGCTGGACCCGATCGAGATCAGGACGGTCACGCTGGTGGCGCCGGACACCCGCAGGGTGCCGCCGGAGCTGCTGACCGTGCCGCCGGTCGCGGCGGCGTTGGCCAGCGCGAGGAACCGCACCGAGCCGTTGACCCCCTCCTGGTCGCCGGAGACACCGTCGAGCCCGATGGTGGCCGAGTCCGGGCTCGACACGGTCGTCCGTTGCGGGCTGTCGAAGGTGGCGGAGAAGGTGATCGAGTTGGCCCGGTCGGCGGTCAACCGGACCACGATCACCTGGTCGGGCGCGCTGGCGAACACCTCACGTTGGTGCCGCACCCCGTTGAGGACGTACGTCGTGGTCGCCGTGGCGGTGGTCAGGTCGAGGGCCCGGACGTACTGGGTGGCCCCGCCGGCCGAGCCGAAGGCGAGCCGGAGGTTGCCCACGGTCTGGTAGGCGAGCTGGCCGCCGGGGGTGCCCATCATGGTCTGGTTGATCAGGTCCTGCGCCGAGGTCCACTGGTCGGCGAAGACCCGGCGTCGGATCTCGGCCAGGTTGGCCGCGCCCCGGGTGTTCGCCGAGTCGTAGGGGCCGCCGGCCCAGACCGTGTCCTCGTTGAGCTGGAGCCGTTCGGTGTCGACGGCGCCGAACACCATCGCGCCGAGCCGCCCGTTGCCGATCGGCAGCGCGCGGAGCCAGTCGGTGCCGGCCGGCTCGTCGTACCAGAGCGCCAGGTCGTTCGCGGCCAGCACCTGCGGCGGCGCCACGGAGCCGGCGCGGGCGGTCGCGCTCCAGGCGGCCGGCACCATCGCGGCGCCGGCCCCGACCGCGCCGGCCTTGAGGACGTTTCTTCGGGTCACGTCGGACATGACTTTCTCCTGGTCCGTCTGATCAGACGCGGGTGCAGGTCAGGGACGGTGTGGTCGCCGAGCCGTTGGCGGTGAAGCCGAACGTGGTGGACGCGCCCGCCGCCAGGCTGCCGTTCCAGGCCTCGTTGGAGACGTTCTGGGTGCTGCCGGAGGGCGCGTTGCGTCCGCCCCAGAGCTGGGTGATGCTCTGCCCGCCGGCCAGCGTCCAACTGACCCGCCATCCGCCGATGGCGGCGGCGCCGGCGGTCACCGTGACCTCGCCCTGGAAGCCGCCCGGCCACTCGGTGGCGGTCCGGTAGGTGGCGGCGCAGCCGCCGGGAACCGGCGTGGTCGGCGAGGTCGTGGGCGACGGAGTCGGCGAGACGGTGGGCGACGGGGTCGGCGTGGTGCCGGCGAACTGGGTGAAGAACTTCCACACCTCGGCCGGGACCCAGGTCCGCGTGCCGCTGTCGCCGCCGGCGCCGTCCTGCGGCGCGGCGATATGACCGCCGTCGAACGCCGCCCACACCACCGGGTAGCCGGACCGGCAGCCGGAGTAGCTGTAGACCGTGTGGGTCAGGCTGCCGGATCTGGGCTCCGGCGGGCTCGCCGCGGTGCAGCCGTTGGTGGCGACGAAGCGGTCCCGCAGCGCACGTCCGCTGGCGATGTTGTCACCGATGCCGTGCACCCCGAGGTACGCGATCGGCTGGGTGCCGCCGCTGCATCCGCTGAGCGTGCCGGGTGAGGACTGCACCGCGACCGCGCGGAACACGTTCGGCCGGGCGCAGGCCAGGGCGTAGCTCATGCCGCCGCCGTAGCTGAAGCCGACGGAGAACCGCTGCGTCGTGTCGACGCACAGGTCGCCCTCGATCCGCCGGAGCATGTCGTCGACGAACGTGACGTCCTGGCCGCCGGAGTTGGCCCAGCCGTTGTCGAGGCCCTGCGGCGCCACGAAGATCGTGCTGTTGTTCGACAGCCGCAGCAGGCCGTAGTAGGACCACACGTCGCGCTGCACGGTCTGGCCGGTCGCCACGTCGACCGCGGTGCCGCCCCACCAGTGGAACCCGAAGACGAGCCGGTACTGGCGGTTGCGGTCGTAGGAGTCGGGCAGCTTCAGGATGAAGCTGCGGTTCTTGCCGCTGCTGGTGATGGTGTAGGTGCCGTTGCCCAGGGTGGGGGCCTTGCCGCAGCCGGCCGTCGCGGCCGCCGCGCCGACGTCCGCGGCCCGGGCGCTGCCGGCGAGCCCGCCGCCGACCACGGCGGCGCCCATGCCCAGGGCCAGCAGGATCGCGGCCGCGACCGACCCGAATCTCGTTGCGTGTCTCGACATCAGGTGACTCCTCAGGGGGTGATGCGGAAGGTGGCGTCCTGCCGGTCGCTCGCGCCGGAGGCCGAGCTGAGCGGGTCGATGCGCAGCAGGTAGTTGGCGTGGCGCAGGTAGCGGTCCGGGAAGTTGTAGGACCGGAACGACGTCCACGCGCCGTCGGCCAGGCCGGCGGTGCGGTGGAAGGTGGCGTCCGCGCGGAACGTCGCCGACCCGTCGTTCGGGTCGAGGCGGATGGCGTAGTTGTAGTGCCGCAGGAAGTTGCCCGGCCGGTTCACCGACTCGAACGACACGGCGGTGGAGTCGGCCAGGCCGGCCACCATCCGCCACATCTGGTCCTGGTAGGGGTCGAACGGGTAGGCGTCGAGGCGGCCGACGCCGTTGCTGTGCCGCACCACGGAGTCGGGCAGGTTCGACGACTTGAGCCGGACCCAGTTCGGGGTGCCCCACCGGGAGACCATCGCGGTGTACTCGGCGTCGCTGATCCCGACGACGGAGCCGTGCTTGGCGTTCAGCGGCGGGGTGTAGTCGCGCTGGTTGAGCGCGGTCCACGAGTTGCCGCCAATGCTGGCGGTGGACCAGATGTAGTAGTCGGCGTTGACCGGGCTGAAAGAGTCGCCCCACAGCCGCCAGCCGCTGCCCTCGTTGTTCTTGACCAGCAGCGGCGCCTCGATCGCGTTGCCCTGCCGCAGGCCGCTGGTGTAGGTGGTGAAGCTGTTCGGCGCGCCGGTCGAGGAGCGGGCGCCGTACAGCAGGCCGGTGGAGAGGTTCTTGTAGTAGAGGTAGGTGGTGCCGCCGTCGACCACGACGTCGCCGTCGAGCACGCCGAAGCCGGGGCTGAAGAACACCTGCTGCGGGCCGACGGTGACGAAGTCGCTGGTGTAGTTGACCATCAGCACGTCGCCGCCGCTGTTGCAGGAGTAGACGATGCCGTACTGGCCGCGGTTGGCGTCCCAGAACGCCGTCGGCGCCCAGGTGTGCGAGGCGGGCAAGGTGTGCATCCGGATCCGGCGGTAGCCGGTGAGGTTGGTCAGGTCCCGGGAGTCCCACACGTGCAGGTACTGGCTGTTCAGGCCGAAGTTGGTGCCCTTGAGATCGGTGGCCAGGATGACGAACGTGCCGTCCTGCTTGCGGAGCACGAAGGGGTCCCGCAGGCCCAGTTGCCCCTGTGTCGGGGTGACCACCGGGTTGTTCTGGTTCAGCGGCGTCCAGTGGAGACCGTCCCGGCTCACCGCCAGGTGCAGGCCGTAGTCCGCGCCCTGGAAGTTCGGCGTCTCGGTGAAGTAGGCCATCGCGTAGGCGGTGTTGGCCGCCCAGGCGACGCCGGGCAGGCCGGTGACCGACGCTGCGGTGAGCGCGCCGGAGGCGGCCACGGCCTTGATGAGTGCTCGTCGACTGATCGCCACGAATCGGAACCCTTCTGCCGTCACGCCGGATCGCGTGAACTGGTCGGAGTGCGCGGTTGCTCGGGATGGACGGACGGCATGGGCCGGACCGTCGAGCGGCTTCTGGTGATCGGCGTCAACGATCGCTGTTAGCGCTAACAGGATGCTGCCCAGGCATCCATCCACACACGCCTCGCGACCTGCCGGCGCCCCGGGCTCCCGACCGCGCGCCACATCTGCCTATATGGACTCTCATGGATGGAACCGTCCAGCGTCAAGACATGGCGCGGAGGTTTCGCGAAAGTTCCTTCCGATCGCCGGTCAGCCGGCGGCACAGCCCGAAGCGCGAAATGTTATCGATAACCTTTCGCAGCCGGCCGAATCGGCCCGGACTCGCCCCCGCGCCGCCGGCCATAGACTTCCCTGGTGATCGAAGAAGGACCGCGTCCGCACCTGCGCAAACCACGGCGCGGCGACCTTCCCCTCGCGACGATCGCCGAACTCGCCGGGGTGTCCCCACCCACCGTCTCCAAGGTCCTCAACGGCCGGCGCGGGGTGGGCGAGCAGACCCGGCAGCGGGTCGAGGCGCTGCTGCGCGACCACGGCTACCGGCGGCGACAGAGCACCGGCGCGGCCCTCTGCGTCGAGGTGGTCTTCCACCAGATGCTCTCCTCGATCGCCATGCAGATCCTGCGCGGCGTCCAGGAGGTCGCCGGCGCCCACGACCACACCGTCGGCTTCACCGACGTGCACCGGCTCGTGTCGGCCGGGCTGCCCTGGGCGGACCAACTGCTGGCGCGGCAGCCGACCGCCGTCATCACCGTGCTCTCCCTGGTCACCGCCGAGGACGGCGAACGGTTCACGGCCGACGGGATACCGCTGGTCGCCATCGACCCGGTCGGCGACCTGTTCCCCACGCCCGCCGTCGGGTCCAACAACTGGAGCGGCGCGCTCGCCGCCACCCGGCACCTGCTCGACCTCGGCCACCGTCGCGTCGGCGTGCTCACCGGACCGGTCCGGGACCTGTCCGCGCGCGCCCGCTCCGACGGCTTCCGGGCCGCGCTGGACTACGCCGGCGTCCCGTTCGACCAGAGCCTCGAACGGCACGGCGTGTTCACCTTCGAGAGCGGCCGCGACCTCGCCACCCAGTTGCTCGCCCGGCCCGACCCGCCGACCGCCGTCGTCTGCGGCGACGACCTCCAGGCGATGGGCGTCTACGCGGCCGCCCGCGACGCCGGCCTGCGGATACCGGACGACCTCAGCGTGGTCGGCTTCGACGACGTCGAGCAGGCGGCCTGGCTGGCGCCGCCGCTGACCACGGTGCGGCAACCGTTCGCCGAGATCGGCGCCACCGCCGCCCGGCTCGCCCTGACCATGGCCGACGGCCACGCCCCGGCCCAGGAGCGCTACGAACTCGGCACCACGCTCGTCGTGCGGGGCAGCACCGCGCCGCCGTCATCGCGATGATGCCCGGGCGGTCCCGCCCCCGCCGGCCGCGTCCCCGACCCGAACGCCTGGCCCACCCGCGCCGCCACGGAGCGCCTCCGCGCTCCCCCGCCGGGCCCGACCCGGCGGGCCGAGCGGGGCGCCGGCGCCACCGGCCGACCTACCCGGGTGACGTGCAGGATCCGCTCCGGCGCGACGTCCAGCGACGCGCCGATCGCGTCGCGGGTGGCGCCGACGTCGACGAGCTGACTCAACGGGTGCGCGGCCAGGCCGGCCGCGTGCAGGGTCAGCCACATCCGCATGAGCACCCGCCCGAACTCGACCTGCCCGGCCGCGTCCAGGTCGGGCGGCGCGACCAGCGCCAGCACCGTGCCGCCGCGCGCGAGCGGGTCGTCGCCGGCGGCGAGCAGGCGGGGCAGCCCCAACGGGCGCAGCACCGGATAGGCGGCCAGCGCCGCCCGCAGCCCGGCGGCCGCCGGGCGGGACAACCCGAGGCACCGGTCGCTGAGCCCGTCCGACCGGTACTCCGGCCGCGCCGGGTCCAGGCGCAACCAGCGCCGCAGCTCGGCGGTGACCGCCGGGTCCGCGTACACCCGGCGGTCGGCGACGCGGCGCAGCGCGCCGAGCCGCCCGGCCGGGACGACGTGCACCGCGCCGCCGGCCTGCCGGGCCACCTCGTCGACGGCGGTCAGCAACCCGGCGTCCGGGCCGTCGGTGAACCGGCCCCGGTGGGTACGCCGGTCCGCCACGTCGCCGGCGTGGAACGGCGTCCGGTACGGCTGCCGCGCCGGGCGCAGCCGGCCCACCCGATGCTCCGCGTCGTCGTGGTCGGCGACCCAGTCCAGTCGCAGTCCCGCGTCGGCGGCCACGATCAGGCAGGTCTCCACGAACGCGCCGAGGGACAGCCGCAGGTCCCGCCCGGTCGGGTCGCCGGCCGGCAGCGCGTCCGCCGGGTCCCAGCCGACGGTGATCGCCCAGCGCTCGTAGCGCAGCCGCCACGGCTGGGTGTTGTGCGCGCTCGGGGCCCGCCAGCACAGCGGCTCCAATGCGCGGAACGCGGCGAGGTCCATGTCAGCGCTCCTTGGCGTAGAAGGTGTAGCCGTGCAGCGGCCGGCCGCCGAGCCGGCGGTACGGCGCGGCCGACGCCGGGTTGTCCCGCCCGACGTAGGTGCTGCGCAGCGTGGTGTAGCCGCCGGCGTGCAGGTTGCGGTGCAGGTGCGCGGCGAGCAGCCGCTGGTAGCCGCGGCCCTGGAACTCCGGCCGCACGCCCTTGATGATCAGCACCGCCTCGCGGCGGTGGCGGCGACGGGTCGCCAGCAGCCGCACCTGGTTGACCGGGTTCAGGTCGCCGCGCACCCGGACCAGGAACTCGCTGATGTCCGGCACGCAGAGCACGAACGCGACCGGTCGCCCATCCCGGGTCAGGTAGAGCAGCAGTGACTCGTCCAGCAGGTACGCCAACCCGTCGGTCTGCCGGCGCAACTGCGCCGCCGAGATCGGGGTGTAGTAGCCGAGCTGGGCGAACGAGTCGTTGAGCATCCCGCGCAGCAGGTCGAGCTGCTCGTCGAGGCGCCGCACGTTCCCCCGGTGCAGTTCCAGCCGCGCGCCGTCGGGCTGCGCGCCGAGCGCCGGCGCCGGACCGACCGGGGGCGGCACCGGGCAGATCCAGGTGTCCGAGACGAACCGCCGGGCGAACCCGTACGCCTCGTAGGCGGCCGGGTAGCGCGGCGGGTTCCAGGCGCTGTCCACGAAACCCCGGTCGGCGTAGCCGTCGGTGATCACGCCGCCGGCCTGGTTGGGCAGCAGCGCCACCGGCCCGAACAGCAGCTCCCGGTCGGCGGCGGCGTGCGCGTCGATCGCGTCGAACAGCGCCGGGCCGGCCGGCGCGGTGAACTCGGTGAGCCCGAACAACTGGCACCGGCGGCCCACCTTCGCGTCGAGGTCCGCGTCGGTGTGCAGTGTGGTCCGCCCGACCACCGCGCCGGTGGCGTCGCGCAGCACGTACATCGGCACGCCCTCGCCCCACCAGCGGCGGATCTGCTGCCGGGGCGTCGGCACGAAGCGCGGCTCGTCGGCGTAGAGCCGGTCGGTGAACGCGAGGAACTGGGTCAGCGCGCGCCGGCCGGTGACCCGCTCGAACCGGTGCCCGCTCACCGACGCACCGCCGGCCCGGCCGTCTCCACGCCCAGCGGGGTGAACTCCTCGATGTGGCCCATCGCGCCGTCCTCGGCCCGCCACGCCCCGTTGGAGTAGCCGTCCGGGTCGGCGCTGTAGAGCCGGATGAACCCGGCCGTCGCGTTGCGGTTGCCGTCGGTCAGCCACGCCATCAACTTGCGGTGGTGCCGGGTCCGGGCGAAGCGCAGCATCGCGTCCCGGTCGGCGAAGAACGCGATCGTGCCCAACGTCAGCGGGAACTGCCAGTAGACGGTGTGCCAGCGGTAGCCGGACATCCGGCGCATGTCCCGCACCATCCGGAACCAGTCGGGGGCCAGTCGCAGCAGCACCAGCGGGTTCGCGTACCGGGTGCCGCCGATGAACATCGCGCCCGCGCGGGCCTGCGCCGGGGCCAGGGAGAAATCTCGGGTACGCATGGGTCACCTCACCAGGTAGGCGTTCTTGATCTTCTGCGGGCCGGCGAACGGGCCGGTGCCCGGGTCGTGCAACTCCACCCGCAGGTCACCGGCGGTCGGGTCCTCCACCAGGGACTGCGCGAAGTCCCGCGAGACCGAGGTGA encodes:
- a CDS encoding glycosyl hydrolase family 95 catalytic domain-containing protein, translating into MSDVTRRNVLKAGAVGAGAAMVPAAWSATARAGSVAPPQVLAANDLALWYDEPAGTDWLRALPIGNGRLGAMVFGAVDTERLQLNEDTVWAGGPYDSANTRGAANLAEIRRRVFADQWTSAQDLINQTMMGTPGGQLAYQTVGNLRLAFGSAGGATQYVRALDLTTATATTTYVLNGVRHQREVFASAPDQVIVVRLTADRANSITFSATFDSPQRTTVSSPDSATIGLDGVSGDQEGVNGSVRFLALANAAATGGTVSSSGGTLRVSGATSVTVLISIGSSYVNYRTVNGDYQGVARNRLDAARSVAVDQLRSRHVADYQALFNRVTIDLGRTAAADQTTDVRIAQHASVNDPQFAALLFQFGRYLLISSSRPGTQPANLQGIWNDSLTPSWDSKYTINANLPMNYWPADTTNLSECFLPVFDLVKDLTVTGARVAQAQYGAGGWVTHHNTDAWRGASVVDGALWGMWQTGGAWLSTLIWDHYQFTGDLGFLQANYPALKGAAQFFLDTLVVHPTLNYLVTNPSNSPELSHHANASVCAGPTMDNQILRDLFDAAARAGEVLGVDTTFRSQVRTARDRLPPSRVGSRGNVQEWLADWVETERTHRHVSHLYGLHPSNQITRRGTPALYEAARKTLELRGDDGTGWSLAWKINFWARLEDGDRAHKLLRDLVRTDRLAPNMFDLHPPFQIDGNFGATSGIAEMLLHSHAGELNVLPALPSAWPTGRVAGLRGRGGYTVGLSWSDGQVDEVAVRADRDGTLRVRSRLFTGAFALVDTTDGSTPTTTRPEADVVQLTVRAGHTYRAARPGVTPSPTLTATPTPTPTTSTSPTPTPTTSTPAPSGARATYTVTGSWSGGFQAEVTVTAGATAIRGWTVSWTFPNGQVVNQIWGGTHTQSGANVTVRNADYNGALAAGASTTFGFIGSVTGANNPPTNLTCATS
- a CDS encoding cellulose binding domain-containing protein, with protein sequence MSRHATRFGSVAAAILLALGMGAAVVGGGLAGSARAADVGAAAATAGCGKAPTLGNGTYTITSSGKNRSFILKLPDSYDRNRQYRLVFGFHWWGGTAVDVATGQTVQRDVWSYYGLLRLSNNSTIFVAPQGLDNGWANSGGQDVTFVDDMLRRIEGDLCVDTTQRFSVGFSYGGGMSYALACARPNVFRAVAVQSSPGTLSGCSGGTQPIAYLGVHGIGDNIASGRALRDRFVATNGCTAASPPEPRSGSLTHTVYSYSGCRSGYPVVWAAFDGGHIAAPQDGAGGDSGTRTWVPAEVWKFFTQFAGTTPTPSPTVSPTPSPTTSPTTPVPGGCAATYRTATEWPGGFQGEVTVTAGAAAIGGWRVSWTLAGGQSITQLWGGRNAPSGSTQNVSNEAWNGSLAAGASTTFGFTANGSATTPSLTCTRV
- a CDS encoding glycoside hydrolase family 43 protein, with translation MAISRRALIKAVAASGALTAASVTGLPGVAWAANTAYAMAYFTETPNFQGADYGLHLAVSRDGLHWTPLNQNNPVVTPTQGQLGLRDPFVLRKQDGTFVILATDLKGTNFGLNSQYLHVWDSRDLTNLTGYRRIRMHTLPASHTWAPTAFWDANRGQYGIVYSCNSGGDVLMVNYTSDFVTVGPQQVFFSPGFGVLDGDVVVDGGTTYLYYKNLSTGLLYGARSSTGAPNSFTTYTSGLRQGNAIEAPLLVKNNEGSGWRLWGDSFSPVNADYYIWSTASIGGNSWTALNQRDYTPPLNAKHGSVVGISDAEYTAMVSRWGTPNWVRLKSSNLPDSVVRHSNGVGRLDAYPFDPYQDQMWRMVAGLADSTAVSFESVNRPGNFLRHYNYAIRLDPNDGSATFRADATFHRTAGLADGAWTSFRSYNFPDRYLRHANYLLRIDPLSSASGASDRQDATFRITP
- a CDS encoding LacI family DNA-binding transcriptional regulator; amino-acid sequence: MIEEGPRPHLRKPRRGDLPLATIAELAGVSPPTVSKVLNGRRGVGEQTRQRVEALLRDHGYRRRQSTGAALCVEVVFHQMLSSIAMQILRGVQEVAGAHDHTVGFTDVHRLVSAGLPWADQLLARQPTAVITVLSLVTAEDGERFTADGIPLVAIDPVGDLFPTPAVGSNNWSGALAATRHLLDLGHRRVGVLTGPVRDLSARARSDGFRAALDYAGVPFDQSLERHGVFTFESGRDLATQLLARPDPPTAVVCGDDLQAMGVYAAARDAGLRIPDDLSVVGFDDVEQAAWLAPPLTTVRQPFAEIGATAARLALTMADGHAPAQERYELGTTLVVRGSTAPPSSR
- a CDS encoding nitroreductase encodes the protein MDLAAFRALEPLCWRAPSAHNTQPWRLRYERWAITVGWDPADALPAGDPTGRDLRLSLGAFVETCLIVAADAGLRLDWVADHDDAEHRVGRLRPARQPYRTPFHAGDVADRRTHRGRFTDGPDAGLLTAVDEVARQAGGAVHVVPAGRLGALRRVADRRVYADPAVTAELRRWLRLDPARPEYRSDGLSDRCLGLSRPAAAGLRAALAAYPVLRPLGLPRLLAAGDDPLARGGTVLALVAPPDLDAAGQVEFGRVLMRMWLTLHAAGLAAHPLSQLVDVGATRDAIGASLDVAPERILHVTRVGRPVAPAPRSARRVGPGGGARRRSVAARVGQAFGSGTRPAGAGPPGHHRDDGGAVLPRTTSVVPSS
- a CDS encoding GNAT family N-acetyltransferase; this translates as MSGHRFERVTGRRALTQFLAFTDRLYADEPRFVPTPRQQIRRWWGEGVPMYVLRDATGAVVGRTTLHTDADLDAKVGRRCQLFGLTEFTAPAGPALFDAIDAHAAADRELLFGPVALLPNQAGGVITDGYADRGFVDSAWNPPRYPAAYEAYGFARRFVSDTWICPVPPPVGPAPALGAQPDGARLELHRGNVRRLDEQLDLLRGMLNDSFAQLGYYTPISAAQLRRQTDGLAYLLDESLLLYLTRDGRPVAFVLCVPDISEFLVRVRGDLNPVNQVRLLATRRRHRREAVLIIKGVRPEFQGRGYQRLLAAHLHRNLHAGGYTTLRSTYVGRDNPASAAPYRRLGGRPLHGYTFYAKER
- a CDS encoding DUF4188 domain-containing protein, with amino-acid sequence MRTRDFSLAPAQARAGAMFIGGTRYANPLVLLRLAPDWFRMVRDMRRMSGYRWHTVYWQFPLTLGTIAFFADRDAMLRFARTRHHRKLMAWLTDGNRNATAGFIRLYSADPDGYSNGAWRAEDGAMGHIEEFTPLGVETAGPAVRR